Proteins from one Listeria innocua genomic window:
- a CDS encoding GW domain-containing glycosaminoglycan-binding protein, which translates to MKKLVKSAVVIAGLALIGTSATLITEKASASSIETVQKVDDQSIYIPQGIRDGTATEEHDGFEDETNSVLKTTSLLRATTGYPDVNAYIKSNKFSTASIEKQLKSQFPKFNYRNGYGKPEGVVIHETANNSSTIEGEISYMSRNYNNAFVHSFVDKSRIIQIHPTENGVWGAGQYANARFIQVELVRSKTFDEFARSINNYAYYAAYLLDQYKLPVDSAHSDGKGTIWSHDAVTRYLGGTTHTDPVGYFNQWGYNFNSFVTLINEKYKAIQSGKITYDKIEYDKAVTAYARVKTAPGNAVWTKPYKTEGSKLVNQLSVYQGKNMRILREAKTPITTWYQFSIDGKTIGWVDTRALDTFYKQSMEKDANLTRYVASNKTGEAYYKVPVVDADVKWGTIGTYKSEKLTVDKQATVEGQLWYRVKAGSTFIGWTKASNLTATSPFDKIEYDKGVTAYARVKTAPGNAVWTKPYRTEGSKLVNQLSVYQGKNMRILREAKTPITTWYQFSIDGKVIGWVDTRALDTFYKQSMEQSTNLTRYVTANKTGEAYYKVPVADSDVKWGTLATYKNEKLTVDSQATVEGQLWYRVRTSTTFIGWTKAENLTTTPPFDAIEYDKGVTAYARVKTAPGNAVWTKPYRTEGSKLVNQLSVYQGKNMRILREAKTVITTWYQFSIDGKVIGWVDTRALDTFYKQSMEKDTNLTRYVIANKVNEAYYKVPVVDADVRWGTLAAYKGQKLTVDKQATVEGQLWYRIRTSSTFIGWTKASNLSATK; encoded by the coding sequence TTGAAAAAATTAGTAAAATCGGCAGTTGTTATTGCAGGCCTTGCTTTAATTGGCACGTCCGCTACCTTGATTACAGAGAAAGCAAGTGCTTCTTCCATCGAAACAGTACAAAAGGTAGATGATCAATCTATTTACATTCCCCAAGGCATTAGGGATGGAACTGCTACGGAAGAACATGACGGCTTTGAAGATGAAACTAATAGCGTACTAAAGACAACATCTTTACTTCGCGCCACAACAGGATATCCTGATGTAAATGCCTATATTAAATCGAATAAATTTTCAACAGCTTCCATTGAAAAACAATTAAAAAGCCAATTCCCTAAATTTAATTACCGTAATGGTTACGGGAAACCAGAAGGCGTCGTCATTCATGAAACAGCAAATAATTCATCCACTATTGAGGGCGAAATTAGTTATATGAGCAGAAACTACAATAATGCATTCGTTCATTCATTTGTAGATAAATCTCGTATCATTCAAATCCACCCAACTGAAAATGGGGTATGGGGAGCAGGTCAATATGCCAACGCTCGTTTTATCCAAGTGGAATTAGTTCGTTCGAAGACATTTGATGAATTTGCACGCTCTATCAATAATTATGCTTATTATGCGGCCTACCTATTGGATCAATATAAACTTCCAGTGGATAGTGCGCACAGTGATGGTAAAGGAACAATTTGGTCTCATGATGCAGTTACACGCTATTTAGGTGGAACTACACATACCGATCCTGTAGGTTATTTCAACCAATGGGGCTATAATTTCAACAGTTTTGTTACGTTGATTAATGAAAAATACAAAGCAATTCAAAGCGGCAAAATTACTTATGATAAAATCGAATACGATAAAGCAGTAACAGCCTACGCTAGAGTAAAAACAGCACCAGGCAATGCCGTTTGGACAAAACCTTACAAAACTGAAGGTTCAAAGCTTGTAAATCAACTTTCTGTCTACCAAGGAAAAAACATGCGTATCTTACGCGAAGCCAAAACACCAATCACTACTTGGTATCAATTTAGCATCGACGGCAAAACAATTGGTTGGGTCGATACTCGTGCACTTGATACGTTCTACAAACAAAGCATGGAGAAAGATGCTAATTTAACTCGCTATGTCGCTTCCAACAAAACAGGTGAAGCGTACTACAAAGTTCCGGTTGTAGATGCAGATGTCAAATGGGGCACTATAGGCACATATAAAAGCGAAAAACTAACCGTCGATAAACAAGCAACTGTGGAAGGTCAACTTTGGTACCGTGTAAAAGCTGGGTCTACCTTCATTGGTTGGACGAAAGCATCCAACTTAACAGCTACCTCTCCATTTGATAAAATCGAATATGATAAGGGTGTCACAGCCTATGCTAGAGTAAAAACGGCGCCAGGCAATGCTGTTTGGACGAAACCTTACAGAACGGAAGGTTCTAAACTTGTTAATCAACTTTCGGTCTATCAAGGCAAAAACATGCGAATCCTGCGCGAAGCTAAAACACCAATCACTACTTGGTATCAATTTAGCATTGATGGAAAAGTAATCGGTTGGGTCGATACTCGTGCACTTGATACATTCTATAAGCAAAGCATGGAGCAATCGACTAATTTAACTCGTTATGTCACTGCCAATAAAACAGGCGAAGCTTACTACAAAGTTCCAGTAGCTGATTCAGATGTCAAATGGGGTACACTTGCAACTTATAAAAATGAGAAGTTAACCGTAGATAGTCAAGCGACTGTTGAAGGTCAACTTTGGTACCGCGTTAGAACAAGCACTACTTTTATCGGTTGGACTAAAGCTGAAAACTTAACAACTACCCCTCCATTCGATGCAATCGAATATGATAAAGGTGTTACAGCCTATGCTAGAGTGAAAACTGCTCCAGGCAACGCTGTTTGGACGAAACCATACAGAACAGAAGGCTCTAAACTTGTTAATCAACTTTCGGTCTACCAAGGTAAAAACATGCGTATCCTGCGCGAAGCTAAAACAGTAATTACTACGTGGTATCAATTTAGTATTGATGGGAAAGTAATCGGTTGGGTTGATACTCGTGCACTTGATACGTTCTATAAGCAAAGCATGGAGAAAGATACTAATTTAACTCGCTATGTGATTGCGAACAAAGTAAACGAAGCGTACTACAAAGTTCCTGTTGTAGATGCGGATGTTAGATGGGGCACTTTAGCTGCTTACAAAGGTCAAAAACTCACCGTGGATAAACAAGCAACGGTCGAAGGACAACTTTGGTATCGAATAAGAACAAGCTCCACCTTTATTGGTTGGACAAAAGCTTCGAACCTTAGTGCTACTAAATAA
- a CDS encoding UDP-N-acetylglucosamine 1-carboxyvinyltransferase, which yields MTNKLIIQGGKKLAGTLQVDGAKNSAVALIPAAILAESEVVLEGLPDISDVYTLYDILEELGGSVRYDNKTAVIDPADMISMPLPTGNVKKLRASYYLMGAMLGRFKKAVIGLPGGCYLGPRPIDQHIKGFEALGAKVTNEQGAIYLRADELKGARIYLDVVSVGATINIMLAAVRAKGKTIIENAAKEPEIIDVATLLSNMGAIIKGAGTDTIRITGVEHLHGCHHTIIPDRIEAGTFMVLAAASGKGVRIENVIPTHLEGIIAKMTEMGIPMDIEEDAIFVGEVEKIKKVDIKTYAYPGFPTDLQQPLTALLTRAEGSSVVTDTIYPSRFKHIAEIERMGGKFKLEGRSAVVSGPVKLQGSKVTATDLRAGAALVIAGLLAEGTTEIHGVEHIERGYSKIIEKLSAIGADITRSTAAETKL from the coding sequence GTGACGAATAAATTGATTATACAAGGTGGCAAAAAATTAGCCGGAACTTTGCAAGTAGACGGTGCAAAAAATAGCGCAGTTGCCTTGATTCCAGCTGCAATTTTAGCGGAATCTGAAGTAGTTTTAGAGGGTTTACCAGATATTTCAGATGTTTATACACTTTATGATATTTTAGAAGAACTTGGCGGCAGTGTCCGTTATGATAATAAAACAGCGGTAATTGATCCAGCAGATATGATTTCTATGCCACTTCCAACAGGAAATGTGAAGAAATTGCGTGCGTCTTACTACTTAATGGGAGCAATGCTAGGTCGGTTTAAAAAAGCAGTTATCGGGCTTCCAGGTGGCTGTTATTTAGGTCCGCGTCCAATTGATCAACACATTAAAGGTTTTGAAGCATTAGGCGCAAAAGTAACGAATGAACAAGGGGCTATTTATTTGCGGGCCGATGAATTAAAAGGAGCTCGTATTTATTTAGACGTTGTAAGTGTAGGTGCGACTATAAATATTATGTTAGCAGCTGTTCGCGCAAAAGGAAAAACAATTATTGAGAACGCTGCAAAAGAACCAGAAATTATTGATGTTGCAACGCTTCTTTCCAATATGGGAGCGATTATTAAAGGTGCTGGGACAGACACTATTCGAATCACTGGTGTGGAGCATCTTCATGGCTGTCATCATACAATTATCCCTGACCGAATTGAAGCAGGAACATTTATGGTACTTGCCGCAGCATCGGGAAAAGGCGTACGAATTGAGAATGTTATCCCAACTCATTTAGAAGGAATCATCGCAAAAATGACAGAGATGGGAATTCCGATGGATATTGAAGAAGACGCTATTTTTGTTGGGGAAGTAGAAAAAATCAAAAAAGTAGATATTAAAACATATGCGTATCCAGGTTTTCCGACTGACTTGCAACAACCGTTAACGGCACTTTTAACCCGTGCAGAAGGTAGCAGCGTTGTTACTGACACGATTTACCCGAGCCGTTTTAAGCATATAGCTGAGATTGAGCGAATGGGCGGGAAGTTCAAGTTAGAAGGTCGATCGGCGGTTGTAAGTGGGCCTGTTAAACTCCAAGGTTCTAAAGTTACAGCAACTGATTTACGTGCCGGAGCTGCTCTAGTTATTGCGGGGCTTTTGGCGGAAGGAACAACAGAAATTCATGGTGTTGAACATATCGAACGCGGTTATAGTAAAATTATCGAAAAGCTTTCTGCAATTGGCGCTGATATTACTCGTAGCACTGCAGCAGAAACTAAATTATAA
- a CDS encoding glycosyltransferase family 4 protein — protein sequence MIKLTMLSSAEKVKGQGVASAYRELVNLLEERYTNEIDMKINSFEKSDITHYHTVDFRFFLSTFFKKKRGVRVGYVHFLPETMEGSLKLPWIARVVFYKYLISFYKRMDEIVVVNPSFIPKLTAYDIPEEKIHYIPNFVSKKTFFPISTAEKKLAREKYGIPADKFTVIGIGQVQHRKGVLDFIEVAKQLPHIQFVWAGGFSFGKITSGYEELKKIYDNPPANVKFIGIVDRSEMNACINMADLFFMPSYNELFPMAILEAMSADVPILLRNLELYEEILTGYYVKEVDNPGFIRAIERLEHDTDYYNEMLQAAKEGATYYSEDRLAKIWFAFYQGLLTKE from the coding sequence GTGATTAAGTTGACAATGCTATCTTCAGCAGAAAAAGTAAAAGGACAAGGTGTAGCATCAGCTTATCGCGAACTTGTGAATTTACTAGAAGAAAGATATACAAATGAGATTGATATGAAGATTAATAGTTTTGAGAAATCGGATATCACGCATTATCATACCGTTGATTTCCGTTTTTTTCTTTCGACCTTTTTTAAGAAGAAACGCGGAGTGCGAGTTGGTTATGTGCACTTTTTGCCAGAAACAATGGAAGGTAGTTTGAAATTGCCTTGGATTGCTCGCGTTGTGTTTTATAAATATTTAATTAGTTTTTATAAGCGAATGGATGAAATAGTTGTTGTTAATCCCTCGTTCATTCCAAAATTAACTGCATATGACATCCCGGAAGAAAAAATCCATTATATACCTAATTTTGTCTCGAAAAAAACTTTTTTCCCAATTTCTACGGCAGAAAAAAAGCTTGCTCGTGAAAAATATGGAATTCCGGCTGATAAATTCACCGTAATTGGGATAGGTCAAGTTCAACATCGAAAAGGTGTACTCGACTTTATTGAAGTGGCAAAACAATTACCGCATATCCAGTTCGTGTGGGCGGGAGGATTTTCTTTTGGGAAGATTACTTCGGGCTATGAAGAACTTAAGAAAATTTATGATAATCCGCCAGCAAATGTGAAATTTATTGGCATTGTCGATCGTTCAGAAATGAATGCTTGTATTAATATGGCGGATTTATTCTTTATGCCATCGTATAATGAGCTGTTTCCAATGGCGATTTTAGAAGCAATGAGCGCGGATGTTCCTATTTTGCTTCGAAATTTAGAATTATATGAAGAAATTTTAACTGGCTATTATGTAAAAGAAGTTGATAATCCTGGTTTTATACGGGCTATAGAACGCTTGGAACATGATACTGATTATTATAACGAAATGTTGCAAGCTGCTAAAGAGGGCGCAACCTATTATTCAGAAGATCGTTTGGCAAAAATATGGTTTGCCTTTTATCAAGGATTATTAACGAAGGAGTGA
- a CDS encoding glycosyltransferase family 4 protein: MNIGIFTDTYSPQISGVATSIMIMENELRKQGHTVYIFTTTDPNADRESEEGRVFRLPSIPFVFFPERRVAIAGMNKFIKLVGRLNLDIIHTHTEFSLGLLGKRIAKKYNIPSIHTYHTMYVDYLHYIAKGKILTPSMVGKMTKSFCDSYDAIITPTAKVRHHLEEQDIHKLMYTVPTGTDISSFAPVEKQRILDLKQSLGIEEDDSVILSLGRIAHEKNIDAIINAMPEVLETKPNAKLVIVGDGPVRKDLEKLVETKQLENHVIFTGAVDWENISLYYQLGDLFVSASTTETQGLTYAEAMAASLPVVAKRDGSIEGFLADKETAFLFDKDEELASLLIKIFSDKEMATLVATNGRVKVESISAEQFGINVESTYNEVREIYRVKRQNGTIKVKPTLIKSKIASQVFSLSSSTHVQRKERSSRRD, translated from the coding sequence ATGAATATAGGGATTTTTACGGATACCTACAGTCCGCAAATTAGCGGTGTAGCTACATCGATAATGATTATGGAAAACGAACTAAGAAAACAAGGGCACACTGTATATATTTTTACAACGACGGATCCTAACGCTGATAGAGAAAGCGAAGAAGGACGTGTGTTTCGTTTACCTAGCATACCGTTTGTCTTTTTTCCAGAACGTCGCGTAGCAATTGCAGGAATGAATAAGTTTATTAAGCTAGTAGGTCGCTTAAATTTAGATATTATCCACACACATACAGAGTTTTCATTAGGTCTTTTGGGTAAGCGAATTGCTAAAAAATATAATATTCCATCTATCCATACCTACCATACAATGTATGTTGATTACTTGCACTATATCGCAAAAGGTAAAATTTTAACGCCTTCAATGGTTGGCAAAATGACAAAATCTTTTTGTGATAGCTATGATGCCATAATCACTCCAACTGCAAAAGTAAGACATCACTTAGAAGAGCAAGACATTCATAAATTAATGTATACAGTTCCAACTGGTACAGATATTTCGTCATTTGCTCCGGTTGAAAAACAGCGAATTCTGGATTTGAAACAATCACTTGGAATTGAAGAAGATGATTCTGTAATTCTTTCGCTTGGAAGAATTGCTCATGAAAAAAATATCGATGCCATTATTAATGCGATGCCAGAAGTCCTTGAAACGAAACCTAATGCAAAACTAGTGATTGTTGGAGACGGGCCGGTACGCAAAGACTTAGAAAAATTAGTAGAAACCAAACAATTAGAAAATCATGTTATTTTCACAGGGGCAGTTGACTGGGAAAATATTAGTTTATATTATCAATTAGGCGACTTATTTGTTAGTGCATCAACGACCGAAACACAAGGGTTAACTTACGCAGAAGCAATGGCGGCCTCGCTACCAGTTGTTGCAAAACGTGACGGAAGTATTGAAGGCTTTTTAGCAGATAAAGAAACAGCCTTTTTATTCGATAAAGACGAGGAACTAGCAAGCCTATTAATTAAAATATTTTCTGATAAAGAAATGGCGACTTTAGTAGCTACAAATGGAAGAGTAAAAGTAGAATCAATTTCCGCGGAACAATTTGGCATCAATGTTGAGTCTACATACAATGAGGTTCGCGAAATATACCGTGTAAAGCGACAAAACGGCACGATTAAAGTAAAGCCGACATTAATAAAAAGTAAAATTGCTTCTCAAGTATTTTCACTTTCGTCCTCTACGCACGTACAAAGGAAAGAGAGGTCATCGCGGCGTGATTAA
- the rho gene encoding transcription termination factor Rho translates to MAKLSIAYLESLTIKDIYALAKEHKIAYYSKLTKRELIFALLKSNAEKEGFFFMEGVLEIIPNEGFGFLRPINYSSSSEDIYISASQIRRFELRTGDKVSGKVRPPKENERYFGLLHVEAVNGENPEVAKERVHFPGLTPLYPDRQIHLETGKMPISTRTIDLISPIGFGQRGLIVAPPKAGKTVLLKEIANAITTNHPESELIVLLIDERPEEVTDIERSVKADVVSSTFDEVPENHIKVAELVLERAMRLVEQKRDVVILMDSITRLARAYNLVIPPSGRTLSGGIDPAAFHRPKRFFGAARNIEEGGSLTILATALVDTGSRMDDVIYEEFKGTGNMELHLDRQLAERRVFPAIDMRRSGTRKEELLLSKERLEQLWKIRKAMPKQSDGLDISERFVRYLKKTENNEAFYELLQEEMFKK, encoded by the coding sequence ATGGCAAAACTGTCCATTGCATACTTAGAAAGTTTAACAATAAAAGATATTTACGCTTTGGCAAAAGAACATAAAATTGCATATTATAGCAAACTAACAAAAAGAGAACTTATTTTTGCTTTACTAAAATCAAATGCCGAAAAAGAAGGTTTCTTTTTTATGGAAGGCGTTTTAGAGATTATTCCGAATGAAGGTTTTGGTTTTTTACGGCCAATTAATTATTCTTCTAGTTCGGAAGATATTTATATTTCGGCTTCTCAAATTAGACGTTTTGAATTAAGGACTGGGGATAAGGTTTCTGGAAAAGTACGTCCTCCGAAAGAAAATGAACGCTATTTTGGCTTGCTACATGTGGAAGCAGTTAACGGCGAAAATCCTGAAGTAGCCAAAGAAAGAGTGCATTTCCCAGGACTTACTCCGCTTTACCCTGACCGTCAAATTCATTTGGAAACTGGAAAAATGCCAATTTCGACGCGGACAATTGATTTGATTTCGCCAATTGGTTTTGGGCAACGTGGACTGATTGTAGCGCCACCAAAAGCAGGTAAGACTGTTTTATTAAAAGAAATTGCGAATGCGATTACAACTAATCATCCTGAGTCTGAACTGATCGTTTTACTAATAGATGAACGACCTGAAGAAGTAACTGATATTGAACGCTCTGTAAAAGCGGATGTTGTTAGCTCTACCTTTGATGAAGTTCCAGAAAATCATATTAAAGTAGCAGAATTAGTACTGGAACGTGCGATGCGTTTAGTAGAACAAAAACGAGATGTTGTTATTTTAATGGATAGTATTACTCGATTAGCAAGAGCCTATAACCTTGTCATTCCGCCAAGTGGTCGTACACTTTCTGGTGGTATTGATCCAGCTGCTTTCCATCGTCCTAAACGCTTCTTTGGTGCAGCACGTAATATTGAGGAAGGCGGAAGTTTGACTATCCTTGCAACAGCACTAGTTGATACCGGTTCACGAATGGATGATGTTATTTACGAGGAATTTAAAGGTACTGGTAACATGGAATTACATCTTGACCGACAACTTGCTGAGCGCCGCGTCTTTCCTGCTATCGATATGCGCCGTTCTGGAACAAGAAAAGAAGAATTGCTCTTATCTAAAGAACGCTTAGAACAACTTTGGAAAATTCGAAAGGCAATGCCAAAACAAAGCGATGGATTAGATATTTCAGAACGCTTTGTCAGATACCTGAAAAAAACCGAAAACAATGAAGCGTTTTATGAATTATTACAAGAGGAAATGTTTAAAAAATAA
- a CDS encoding diacylglycerol kinase family lipid kinase, with amino-acid sequence MQKKAMIIYNPAAGKNKFRKLLPDAEKILTNADFEVTLVPSTPAPKSTTLIAKQAAEAGYEVVIAAGGDGTVNEVVNGLMQVEKRPKLGILPVGTTNDYARALNFAKDPLEALQIIAKQETIRVDIGKANETEFFINNAAGGRITEITYAVKESMKSKWGRLAYLFSGLTVLPKLSPVNVEITYNEETFKGEILLFFVNKTNSVGGMETLCPPAQLNSGMFELLILKKVSPKKLFQLFASIKKGTHLNSPHVIHARTNKVTIKSDADLNVSYDGVYGGKAPYTLEVIPEALEVFADEKRISARLRG; translated from the coding sequence TTGCAGAAGAAAGCGATGATTATATATAACCCAGCAGCGGGGAAAAATAAATTCAGAAAATTACTTCCAGATGCCGAAAAAATTTTAACAAATGCGGATTTTGAAGTAACTTTAGTCCCGTCAACACCAGCGCCAAAAAGCACAACTTTAATCGCGAAACAAGCAGCAGAAGCAGGGTATGAAGTAGTGATTGCAGCAGGTGGAGATGGAACTGTGAATGAAGTTGTTAACGGACTAATGCAAGTAGAGAAAAGACCAAAATTAGGTATCTTGCCAGTAGGTACAACAAACGATTACGCAAGAGCACTAAATTTTGCAAAAGATCCGCTAGAAGCGCTTCAAATAATAGCTAAGCAAGAAACTATCCGAGTAGATATTGGAAAAGCAAATGAGACGGAATTTTTTATTAATAATGCAGCAGGTGGACGAATTACGGAAATAACTTATGCGGTAAAAGAATCAATGAAGTCTAAATGGGGCAGACTTGCATATCTCTTTAGTGGATTAACCGTTCTTCCTAAGTTGTCCCCTGTTAACGTTGAAATAACTTACAATGAAGAAACTTTTAAAGGTGAGATATTACTATTTTTCGTAAATAAAACTAATTCTGTTGGCGGGATGGAAACGTTATGTCCACCAGCTCAATTAAATAGCGGTATGTTTGAGCTTTTAATTTTAAAGAAGGTTTCTCCTAAAAAATTATTCCAATTATTTGCTTCTATAAAAAAAGGGACACATCTAAATAGTCCTCATGTTATTCATGCCCGTACAAATAAAGTTACTATTAAAAGTGACGCAGATTTAAATGTAAGTTACGATGGGGTTTATGGTGGAAAAGCGCCTTATACGTTAGAGGTGATTCCAGAAGCGTTAGAAGTATTTGCTGATGAAAAAAGAATTTCAGCCCGTCTTAGAGGCTAA
- a CDS encoding lysylphosphatidylglycerol synthase transmembrane domain-containing protein yields MSGGAKKNLFNIAIVLAISIGFIIWQFQGVDISTFFASMLKVNPWWLLGAFAAMFVYWFLEAVVLQTASKPANKGQRFFSSFRITMIGQFFNTITPMATGGQPAQLVMLTKQGMDAGRGSSVLLVKFIIYQAMVVLNFLVILIFGIHYLMTGVTQLKFLVLLGFGVHVVVIVALILVGRSQKFTTKLVHVLLLPTRLFMKKEKVANLKNTLDEKIITFHEESSRIGKDWKLIVRCCFYTTLQLWIYFSIPFFILQAIGVTGIGLYMAITYHAFIIMFATVMPTPGGAGGAEYTFTLLFGMLLGPAKLLMALVLWRIITYYSCIVFGAGALLIKDTASKKIKPHIEALTKAPVKNISS; encoded by the coding sequence ATGAGTGGAGGCGCGAAGAAGAATCTATTTAATATAGCTATTGTACTGGCGATTAGTATCGGCTTCATTATTTGGCAATTTCAAGGCGTAGATATTTCCACATTCTTTGCTTCGATGTTAAAAGTCAATCCGTGGTGGCTTCTAGGAGCATTTGCGGCGATGTTTGTTTATTGGTTTTTAGAAGCAGTCGTTTTACAAACCGCTTCAAAGCCTGCAAATAAAGGCCAACGATTCTTTTCTTCTTTTCGGATAACGATGATTGGTCAATTTTTTAATACGATTACTCCGATGGCAACGGGTGGGCAACCGGCACAGCTCGTAATGTTAACCAAACAAGGCATGGATGCTGGACGAGGAAGTTCTGTGTTACTCGTGAAATTTATTATTTATCAAGCGATGGTTGTACTTAATTTTTTAGTTATTTTGATTTTCGGTATTCATTACTTGATGACAGGGGTAACGCAACTTAAATTTCTTGTTTTGCTTGGTTTTGGCGTCCACGTGGTAGTTATCGTAGCCTTAATTTTAGTCGGTAGAAGTCAGAAATTCACCACAAAATTAGTACATGTGCTATTACTTCCGACTAGATTATTTATGAAAAAAGAAAAAGTCGCGAATTTAAAAAATACACTAGACGAAAAAATTATTACTTTCCATGAAGAAAGTAGTCGGATTGGGAAAGATTGGAAATTAATTGTGCGCTGTTGTTTTTATACGACGCTCCAATTATGGATATATTTCTCGATACCTTTCTTCATTTTACAAGCAATTGGTGTAACTGGCATTGGGCTGTATATGGCGATTACTTATCACGCCTTTATTATTATGTTTGCTACTGTTATGCCAACTCCTGGAGGCGCAGGTGGTGCTGAGTATACATTTACGTTGTTGTTTGGTATGTTGCTTGGACCAGCAAAACTATTGATGGCGCTCGTTTTATGGCGAATTATTACCTATTATAGTTGCATTGTTTTTGGGGCAGGAGCCTTATTAATTAAAGATACAGCTTCTAAAAAAATCAAACCTCATATAGAAGCATTAACAAAAGCGCCAGTAAAAAATATTTCGTCGTAA
- the fba gene encoding class II fructose-1,6-bisphosphate aldolase, with protein MPIVNMTDMLKKALAGKYAVGQFNINNLEWTQAILKAAEAEKSPVILGVSEGAAKYMGGFKTVVKMTEGLVEDLKITVPVAIHLDHGSSFDSCKAAIDAGFSSVMIDGSHHPIDDNIAMTKQVVDYAHAKGVSVEAEIGTVGGDEDGVTGGINYADPQECLRVVKEANIDALAAALGSVHGPYHGEPVLGFDEMKEISELTGAPLVLHGGSGIPEHQIKKAIELGHSKINVNTECQIVWTAAVREKLATDDKVYDPRKVIGPGVDAIIKTVTEKIQEFGSNGKA; from the coding sequence ATGCCTATCGTTAACATGACAGACATGCTGAAAAAAGCATTAGCTGGAAAATATGCTGTTGGTCAATTCAACATCAACAACCTTGAATGGACTCAAGCTATTTTGAAAGCTGCAGAAGCAGAAAAATCACCAGTTATTTTAGGAGTTTCTGAAGGAGCTGCTAAATACATGGGAGGATTCAAAACAGTTGTAAAAATGACTGAAGGACTTGTAGAAGACCTGAAAATCACTGTACCTGTTGCGATTCACCTTGACCATGGTTCAAGCTTTGATTCTTGTAAAGCAGCTATCGATGCAGGATTCTCTTCTGTAATGATCGACGGCTCTCACCACCCAATTGATGATAATATTGCAATGACTAAACAAGTTGTTGATTATGCGCATGCTAAAGGCGTATCTGTAGAAGCTGAAATTGGAACTGTTGGTGGAGATGAAGACGGCGTTACTGGTGGAATCAACTATGCTGATCCACAAGAATGTTTACGTGTTGTTAAAGAAGCTAACATTGATGCACTTGCTGCAGCATTAGGTTCTGTTCACGGTCCTTACCACGGCGAACCAGTTCTTGGTTTTGACGAAATGAAAGAAATCTCCGAACTTACAGGTGCTCCACTTGTACTTCACGGCGGTTCTGGAATTCCTGAACACCAAATTAAAAAAGCAATTGAACTTGGTCACAGCAAAATCAACGTTAACACTGAATGCCAAATCGTTTGGACTGCAGCTGTTCGCGAAAAATTAGCTACTGATGACAAAGTTTATGATCCACGTAAAGTAATCGGCCCTGGTGTGGACGCGATTATCAAAACTGTAACAGAAAAAATTCAAGAGTTTGGTTCTAACGGTAAAGCGTAA